From the Lysobacter soyae genome, the window GGAGCGCCACACCGCGGGAATCCCCGCCACGAATGCGCCATCACCCAACCGCAACAGTCCCCAACACCCTCAGCCCCTTCGCCCCACTCACCGAAGGCAAGTTCCCCGGCAGCCCAAGCAAAGTCTGACGCGCCAACCACGCAAACCCCATCGCCTCCACCTGATCCGGGTCGAGTCCGTGCAATGCGGTCGATTCAACCTTCGTGTCCTTCATCGCCGTCTGCAAGGCCGACATCAAGTTCGCGTTTTGCACGCCGCCGCCACAGACCAAGAGTCGGGCGGTGTCAGGCTGCGTTGTTTGAATGGCATCGACAACGGTGCGCACTGTCAGTGCCAGCAAGGTCGCCTGGACGTCCTGCGGTTTCAGCGACTCCAGAAGATGAGACTTCACCCACTCAAGGTGGAATTGCTCACGGCCGGAGCTTTTCGGTGGGGGCGCGGCGAACCAAGGGTCATACAAGAGCCGCGCAAGCAAAGCGTCGTTGACCTCGCCACTGGCGCCCCACGCGCCACCCGCATCATAGGTCTGGCCGGTGTGCTGGTGGCACCAAGCATCCATCAATGCATTGGCAGGTCCGGTATCAAAGCCGCGCACGTCGCCGCTCGCAGGCAATAGGGTGATGTTGGCAATGCCGCCAAGGTTCAACACCACGCGATTCTCATCCGTGGAATGCAGAAGGGCCCGATGCAACGCCGGCAGCAACGGCGCGCCATGCCCACCTGCGGCTACGTCGCGTCGCCTGAAGTCACTCACGGTGGTGATGCCGGTGCGTTCGGCAATCAAATTCGGGTCACCGATTTGCAAAGTGAAAGGAAACTTGCCATCGCCGGCCGCGCCGTAGGGGCGGTGGCGAATGGTCTGTCCATGCGAGCCGATTGCCCGCACGTCCGATGGCGCAACATTCGCAGCACGCAGCAAGGTGAGCGCGGCATCGGCAAACTGCTCGCCCACCTGCACATCCAGACTGCCGTACTCTTCCAGCGAGTTCAGCGGTCCGCCTTGTCCCAATGCAATCAAGCGGGAGCGCAGTGCTTCCGGCCACGGATGGGCATGGGATGCGACCATGGCGACGGATTCATCAGGCCCAAAACGCACAAGCGCCGCGTCAATGCCGTCGGCGCTCGTTCCGGAAATCAATCCGATGTACAGGCCTTCCGCCTGAGTCATGTGCTATCCCTTGCTAGATGCTTTCGTAGTGGACGTACTTACCGCCACCACTTTAGCCGAACCGGGATAGATGATTTTTTCCACGGTGCGAATTTTGTCCATCGCACGTCGTGTTTCCGAACGGAACGCCACAAGGTCTTTGCCGGAAAGGGGTGCCGGCGGTGCCATCGTCACCGTCAATGGATTGCGGTAAACACCATTGACGCGGAATTCGTAGTGCAGATGCGGCCCGGTCGACAAGCCGGTGCTGCCGACGTAGCCGATCACGGTGCCTTGGTCGATATGTTGGCCGACGCGTATTTTGGCGAAACGTGACATGTGGGCGTAGAAGGTGGTTTGGCCGCCACCGTGATCGAGTTCCACCACATTGCCGTAACCATGGCCGCGTCCCACAAACTTCACGCGGGCATCGCCGGCCGCCATGATCGGTGTGCCGGTCGAAGCGGCGTAATCCACGCCTTTGTGCATGCGGGTGATGCCCAGAATTGGATGGCGGCGTCCGCCAAAGCCTGAACTCAATCGTGCGTAAGGAATCGGCATACGAATGAAGGGGCGCTTCAACGCACGGCCTTCGGCGCTGAAGTACTCGGCCTTGCCGCCACGCACATGGCGGAATCCGGTATGCAATTCATTGCCTACCGTGAACGACGCCGCCAGAACAGGACTGGTCTCCATCAGCTGTCCGTTCTTCCAAGTTTGATCGACCACGACGCTGAAGCGGTCTGCGGCGTTCAAATCGGATTCGAAGTCGATGTCGTACTTGAAGATTTCATCGGTCATCTCTTCGATGTTTTGGCGCGTGAGGCCGGCTTTGCGCGCCGACGACATCAAGTCGCGACCCACCGTGCCCGACAGCACCACCGTGCGGGTCTCTTCTTTGGCTTCCAGCGTCTTCACCAGAAAGCCGTCACCCTTGCGGCGCAATTCCACTTCGCCTTCGCTGCGCGGAAAACGCACGGCTTGCAGGGCATTCGCGGTATCGGCCAGCACCGATATTTCGGAGCCGGACGACAGTCGCGCCAATTCGGTGCGGGTCTCGGGATGTCGGGTAAAGGCCTGGACGTCTTTCTTGTTGAATCCCAAGGACGACAACAATGCGGTCAGGGTTTCGCCTTTGCGCAAATTGACGCGCTGCCATTCACCGGGTTCCGGACGGTTCGCGCCGGCATCTGCGGTCGGCAGCGTCAACGGAATACTGAGCGACAAGGCCGACGACTTGAGTTCGCTGCCGGCCGGACCGACGGCGTGCTCCATGCCCGGCACCAACGCGGCGGCCAAGAGGCCCATCGAAGCGATTACGCTGGCCTGTGCCCACTGGCGACGGCTCCAACGACCTTCAGGAAATTTGGAGGCGACAAATCGGCTGAGGGCGGCTTGGCGAAGGTCGCGAAGTCGGGTCTGGCGCGCGGGGTCTTGGTGAACGTTTTTCATTCAGGAGAATCAGCATCGCGTGAAGGCCGTATGACGGGCTAACATAGGGAGCTGAACGGGACGCGTCAACCGCATGATTCTGAATGGGTTTTCGCGTTTTTCCGATTGTCGGCAGTGAATCGTCCGACATCCCCAGAACCACAACGTATTCAGGAAAGAGAGTGACGGTTGAACATGCCTTGGAGATTATCGGTCGCGGCGCCGATGAATTGCTGAAACGCGACGAGCTCGAGCAGCGCCTGAAAGCAGGACGCCCGTTGCGCATCAAGGCCGGTTTCGACCCGACCGCGCCCGATTTGCACCTCGGCCATACCGTGTTGTTGAACAAGATGCGGCAGTTCCAAGATCTCGGCCATCAAGTGATTTTCTTGATCGGCGATTTCACCGGCATGATCGGCGACCCGACCGGCAAGAACGTGACACGCAAGCCGCTTACGCGCGAGGACGTGAAAGCCAACGCGGAAACCTATGCGAAACAGGTTTTCAAAGTGCTCGATCGCGAACGCACCGAAGTCCGTTTCAACAGTGAGTGGTTCGACAAGATGTCGGCCGCCGACATGATCAAGCTGGCCTCGCAACACACGGTGGCGCGGATGTTGGAGCGCGACGATTTTTCCAAGCGCTTCGCCGGCCAACAGCCCATCGCGATCCACGAATTCCTCTATCCGCTGGTGCAGGGCTACGACTCGGTGGCATTGCAAAGTGATGTCGAGCTCGGTGGTACCGATCAAAAGTTCAACTTGTTGATGGGGCGCGGGCTGCAAGAAGCGCACGGACAGAAACCGCAGATCGTGTTGACCATGCCCTTGCTGGAAGGTTTGGACGGCGTCAACAAAATGTCGAAGTCGCTCGGAAACTACATCGGTATCGACGAACCTGCCATCGATATCGTCACCAAGACCATGAAGATCGGTGACGATCTGATGTGGAAGTGGATCGATCTGTTGAGCTTCGACATCTCAATCGAGGAAGCGCGCAGCTTGCGCGGCGAGATCGAATCCGGCCAATTGAATCCGCGTGATTTGAAACTGCGTTTGGCCCGTGAGTTGGCGACGCGTTTCCACACCGCTTCAGAGGCCGAGCGCGCGGTGGATGGTTGGCAAGCGGCGGTACGCGGCGAAGGCAATCTGGACAACATCCCTTTGCAGGAAATCGCTGTCACTGCGGAAGGTTTGCGTATCGCGGCCCTGTTGACGGCCGCCGGCATCACCCCGAGCAATGCCGAAGCCAATCGCAAATTGAAAGAGCGAGCGGTGCGCGTGAACGGTGAAGTGTTCGAAGACGGCAGTCTGCTGTTCACGCCGGGCTTTGAAGGCATGTTGGCCGTCGGCAAGCGCAATTTTGCGCGGGTGAAGCTGATTCACGCCTGACGTGTGGCCATCGGACATCGCGGATGTCCGATGGCGCGCAGGCAAATGCGTCAAACGATTTTGACGATCGCGCTTCCCATCAAGATCAGCACGCAGATCAGGCCGCCAAACCACACCAAGCTACGCAATTGGTGTTTGTTGCCAATATAGAAGACGCCGTGCAGGATGCGGAAGACGATGAAGGCCACCGCGCACAGCGTGATGTGCATGACATTCACTTGCGCGAATTGCGCCATGAACACCGCAGCGATGAAACCGGGCAGGGCTTCGAAAGCATTGAGTTGGGCGGCGTTGGCACGCAGCGCTTTGGCGTCGGTTTGTTTGCCCAACCAGCCGCGCGGATCGCGGTTGTCGTAACGCTTGCCGGAGGCTTTGGCGATCGTGACCCAGACGTAGGGTAGGAGGACGGCGATCAGGATGCAGAGGTAAGCGATTTTCATGGGCGGATTCCAAGGAAGTCCGCCCATGGTAGCGCGGCGAACGCCAGGCGTCGGGGCTCAGTTGGCCGGTGCGGTGGGCGTGCTGAAGCTGACCGGCTTGGCACCGGAAATCTTGCCTACTTTGGCCGAGCTGTGCACGTACAGCTTCACTTCGCGCTCGAAACGCAATTCGCCGTCGATCACGGCGTTCGGTCCCACGATGATGCGCGGGATGCGGTTCGGACCGATCGAGATCGGCAACACGCTGTTGTTGGTCGGCTTCTTGACGATCAGCTTGCCCTTGACGTGCGAGCCGATGCCCACGGTGACATCGCCATTGACGGTGGCCACATCGCCGCCGACTTCCGAACGCACTAGGCCGATGCCGCCGTTGACTGTGGCGACGTCGCCGCCGATCACGCCATGATCGGCCACGAAGATCGAGCCGTTCACGGTGGTCACGTCATTGGAGACGCGGGCATTGTTGCCCAGCTTGATCGCACCGTTGACGGTGGTGACTTCTTTGGAAGCAACGCTGTTACCCAGCTCGATCTCGCCGTTGACCGTGGTGACGTCATCGGTCTTGGATTTGTCGCCGAGTTTGATGCTGCCGTTGACCGTGCTGACGTCCGCTCGCACTTCGCCGCTGCCGACATCCACTGATCCGTTGACCTTGCTGACGTCTTGCTGGGCGAATGCGACACCGGCGCTGGCAAAGAGCAAAACCGAGAGGCCGACGGTGAATTTGGCGGTGTTCAACATGACAGGCATCCAGCAAGAGGTTGAAAGTATGTTGCGACGCCTTCGTTACAATGGCACGGGTCATTCGTCATAGGTCTTTGGTCGTGCATTCAGGCAGCGTTGCAACCCCTCCGCGTCCGGTCGTTTTGCTCATTCTGGATGGCTGGGGCTATCGCGAAGATCCGACCGACAACGCCCTCGCCCTGGCGGATATTCCGAATTGGCGGGCGCTCTGGGCGAGCAGGCCGCACACCTTGGTGCACACGGAAGGCATGCACGTCGGCCTGCCGGACGGGCAAATGGGCAACTCGGAAGTCGGCCATATGAATCTCGGCGCCGGTCGCGTCGTGTATCAAGATTTGACGCGTATTGATGCCGCCATCGCTGACGGTGAAT encodes:
- a CDS encoding anhydro-N-acetylmuramic acid kinase codes for the protein MTQAEGLYIGLISGTSADGIDAALVRFGPDESVAMVASHAHPWPEALRSRLIALGQGGPLNSLEEYGSLDVQVGEQFADAALTLLRAANVAPSDVRAIGSHGQTIRHRPYGAAGDGKFPFTLQIGDPNLIAERTGITTVSDFRRRDVAAGGHGAPLLPALHRALLHSTDENRVVLNLGGIANITLLPASGDVRGFDTGPANALMDAWCHQHTGQTYDAGGAWGASGEVNDALLARLLYDPWFAAPPPKSSGREQFHLEWVKSHLLESLKPQDVQATLLALTVRTVVDAIQTTQPDTARLLVCGGGVQNANLMSALQTAMKDTKVESTALHGLDPDQVEAMGFAWLARQTLLGLPGNLPSVSGAKGLRVLGTVAVG
- a CDS encoding M23 family metallopeptidase, encoding MKNVHQDPARQTRLRDLRQAALSRFVASKFPEGRWSRRQWAQASVIASMGLLAAALVPGMEHAVGPAGSELKSSALSLSIPLTLPTADAGANRPEPGEWQRVNLRKGETLTALLSSLGFNKKDVQAFTRHPETRTELARLSSGSEISVLADTANALQAVRFPRSEGEVELRRKGDGFLVKTLEAKEETRTVVLSGTVGRDLMSSARKAGLTRQNIEEMTDEIFKYDIDFESDLNAADRFSVVVDQTWKNGQLMETSPVLAASFTVGNELHTGFRHVRGGKAEYFSAEGRALKRPFIRMPIPYARLSSGFGGRRHPILGITRMHKGVDYAASTGTPIMAAGDARVKFVGRGHGYGNVVELDHGGGQTTFYAHMSRFAKIRVGQHIDQGTVIGYVGSTGLSTGPHLHYEFRVNGVYRNPLTVTMAPPAPLSGKDLVAFRSETRRAMDKIRTVEKIIYPGSAKVVAVSTSTTKASSKG
- the tyrS gene encoding tyrosine--tRNA ligase, encoding MTVEHALEIIGRGADELLKRDELEQRLKAGRPLRIKAGFDPTAPDLHLGHTVLLNKMRQFQDLGHQVIFLIGDFTGMIGDPTGKNVTRKPLTREDVKANAETYAKQVFKVLDRERTEVRFNSEWFDKMSAADMIKLASQHTVARMLERDDFSKRFAGQQPIAIHEFLYPLVQGYDSVALQSDVELGGTDQKFNLLMGRGLQEAHGQKPQIVLTMPLLEGLDGVNKMSKSLGNYIGIDEPAIDIVTKTMKIGDDLMWKWIDLLSFDISIEEARSLRGEIESGQLNPRDLKLRLARELATRFHTASEAERAVDGWQAAVRGEGNLDNIPLQEIAVTAEGLRIAALLTAAGITPSNAEANRKLKERAVRVNGEVFEDGSLLFTPGFEGMLAVGKRNFARVKLIHA
- a CDS encoding MAPEG family protein; the protein is MKIAYLCILIAVLLPYVWVTIAKASGKRYDNRDPRGWLGKQTDAKALRANAAQLNAFEALPGFIAAVFMAQFAQVNVMHITLCAVAFIVFRILHGVFYIGNKHQLRSLVWFGGLICVLILMGSAIVKIV